In Salvelinus namaycush isolate Seneca chromosome 20, SaNama_1.0, whole genome shotgun sequence, the following proteins share a genomic window:
- the LOC120064765 gene encoding transmembrane protein 198-like, which produces MTDPNGAEGEGLAEVNACSLEIERKYEVIPAVICSMCCLFGIIYCFIGYRCFKAVMFLSGLMFGSVIIFLLCHKERVLDTQLSVEASAGIGLGIGLLCGLVTMLVRSVGLFMTGLLLGLLLALATLLVTHQFYTPTTVWVPLGVLLGTGMLFAVLTLQWQKLFTVLSTSVFGAAIMTVCADYFVEMLALVRHAYQCLRLSPAPSLCWYSWVIVGIWPALSFMGVLVQWKLTTVGFSHTEVIISRRQKRVQLMRIRQKDVKKRQQNSGQEGTYRRKPTPVKRYAGDLLAPSYLQSLRDRQMGTGNSLSSLGTTNHTIIDFDYETSSTVPLTITTPVNRV; this is translated from the exons ATGACAGACCCTAACGGGGCTGAAGGGGAGGGCCTGGCCGAGGTGAACGCCTGCAGCCTGGAGATCGAGAGGAAGTATGAGGTCATCCCTGCCGTCATCTGCTCCATGTGCTGCCTGTTCGGCATCATCTACTGCTTCATTG gaTATCGCTGCTTCAAGGCGGTCATGTTCCTGTCGGGCCTGATGTTCGGCTCTGTCATAATCTTCCTGTTGTGCCACAAGGAGCGGGTGCTGGACACCCAGCTGAGTGTGGAGGCCTCGGCGGGTATCGGCCTGGGCATCGGCCTGCTGTGTGGCCTGGTCACCATGCTGGTTCGCTCCGTGGGTCTCTTCATGACGGGTCTGTTACTGGGCCTGCTACTTGCCCTCGCCACGCTGCTGGTCACCCACCAGTTCTACACACCCACCACCGTCTGGGTGCCCCTAGGGGTGCTGCTGGGCACTGGCATGCTGTTCGCCGTGCTCACCCTACAGTGGCAGAAGCTCTTCACCGTGTTGTCTACATCTGTGTTCGGGGCGGCCATCATGACGGTGTGCGCCGACTACTTTGTGGAGATGCTGGCGCTGGTCAGACACGCGTATCAGTGCTTGAGGCTGTCACCGGCGCCGTCGCTCTGCTGGTACAGCTGGGTGATCGTGGGTATCTGGCCGGCACTCAGCTTCATGGGGGTGCTGGTGCAGTGGAAGCTGACGACGGTGGGGTTCTCACACACTGAGG TCATCATCAGCAGGAGGCAGAAGCGGGTCCAGTTGATGCGGATCAGACAGAAAGATGTCAAGAAGCGCCAGCAGAACAGTGGGCAGGAGGGCACATACCGTCGCAAGCCCACCCCTGTCAAACGCTATGCCGGAGACCTGCTGGCAccg AGCTACCTGCAGAGTCTTAGGGACAGACAGATGGGCACAGGCAACTCCCTCAGCAGCCTGGGCACTACCAACCACACAATAATCGACTTTGACTACGAGACAAGCTCCACCGTACCCCTCACCATCACCACACCTGTCAACAGGGTCTGA